DNA from Streptomyces sp. NBC_01260:
CCAGCCGGGTATCGGCCTGAAGACCCCGGACGGCAAGTTCACCGGCTTCGACGTCGATGTCGCCACGTACGTCGCCAAGGAACTGGGCTACGACGCCAAGGACATCAACTTCAAGGAGACCAAGAGCGCCGACCGCGAGACGTCGATCGACCGCGGTGACGTCAAGTTCATCGCCGCCTCCTACTCGATCAACGACGAGCGGCTGAAGAAGGTCGACTTCGCGGGTCCGTACCTCCTCGCCCACCAGGACATCCTGGTCCGCGCGGACGACACCTCGATCAAGTCGCCGAAGGATCTGAACAACAAGAAGCTCTGTTCGGTCACCGGCTCGACCTCGGCACAGAACGTCCACGACACGCTGGCCCCGAAGGCACAGCTCCAGGAGTACGGCGGCTACTCGGAGTGCCTGACCGGCCTGGAGAACAACGCCGTTGACGCGCTGACCACGGATGACAGCATCCTGGCCGGCTACGCCTCGCAGGACGCCAACAAGGGCAAGTTCAAGCTGGCCGGTTTCAAGATGACCAACGAGAACTACGGCATCGGCCTGAAGAAGGGCGACGCCGACCTCAAGAAGAAGATCAACGACGCGCTGACCAAGATGGTCTCGGACGGTTCGTGGGAGAAGGCCGTGAAGGCCAACTTCGGTCCGGCGGGCTACAAGAACGAGCCCGCCCCCAAGATCGGCAACGTCGTCAAGTGAAGCAGGGCTGACCGGGCGCGCCGCCACTGACGGCGGCGCGCCGTGCCCTCCTACACGCGGAAGCGCGGGAGATCGTGTTCGACTTTCTTGATGGTTACGACCTGCTGGGGGCCTTCTGGGTGACGGTGCAACTCACCGTCTACTCCGCCCTCGGCTCCCTCATATGGGGAACGCTGCTGGCCGGCATGAAGGTCAGCCCGGTCCCCCTGATGCGCGGTTTCGCGACCGGCTATGTGAACGTGGTCCGGAACATTCCGCTGACCGTGATCATTGTGTTCTCTTCGCTGGGCCTGTTCCAGACGCTCAACGTCAAGCTCGGTGCCAGTGACTTCACCGACATCAACTTCCGGCTCGCGGTTCTCGCTCTGAGCACGTACACGGCAGCGTTCGTCTGCGAAGCACTGCGATCCGGGATCAACACGGTGCCGGTCGGCCAGGCCGAAGCGGCTCGCGCTCTCGGCCTCAGCTTCACTCAGGTACTGCGGATGATCATCCTCCCGCAGGCCTTCCGCTCGGTCGTCAACCCGCTCTCCAACGTGCTGATCGCGCTGACG
Protein-coding regions in this window:
- a CDS encoding glutamate ABC transporter substrate-binding protein; the protein is MQLRKVTAASAAVLALALTATACGSDDKDDSSGSGGGKKISIGIKIDQPGIGLKTPDGKFTGFDVDVATYVAKELGYDAKDINFKETKSADRETSIDRGDVKFIAASYSINDERLKKVDFAGPYLLAHQDILVRADDTSIKSPKDLNNKKLCSVTGSTSAQNVHDTLAPKAQLQEYGGYSECLTGLENNAVDALTTDDSILAGYASQDANKGKFKLAGFKMTNENYGIGLKKGDADLKKKINDALTKMVSDGSWEKAVKANFGPAGYKNEPAPKIGNVVK
- a CDS encoding amino acid ABC transporter permease, which translates into the protein MFDFLDGYDLLGAFWVTVQLTVYSALGSLIWGTLLAGMKVSPVPLMRGFATGYVNVVRNIPLTVIIVFSSLGLFQTLNVKLGASDFTDINFRLAVLALSTYTAAFVCEALRSGINTVPVGQAEAARALGLSFTQVLRMIILPQAFRSVVNPLSNVLIALTKNTTVASAIGVAEASYLMKGMIEAEAQLLLIAAIFAFGFIVLTLPTGLLLGWVSKKVAVKR